A single window of Sporosarcina sp. FSL W7-1349 DNA harbors:
- a CDS encoding NAD(P)/FAD-dependent oxidoreductase, whose amino-acid sequence MDFHMGSLYWRTTVEKGLPPFRQPVPAAYYDIAIVGGGISGALCAYILSQEGLQVALIEEKEIGHGSTSANTGLLQYSNDIMLHELMEQIGNDPAVRFYKACEAAIGQLEIVAASLPLDVQFRSRSSLYYASTEDDVPRLRKEWQALRQYGFSAEYWTPAEVESAFPFSKAGAIITHGDAEVNPLRLCRGAVRYAEEQGVHIYENTRVLEIHSPKEEVRLETTNGEMRAGKVVFTTGYTTFPCLDHGKEKLNRTFAMATKPMEDVSTWKERMMIWETERPYLYTRLTEDDRIIIGGLDEEISSLLHNRSVLHSKGEQLKRKLEDLFPEMPIEIDHIWAAMFGESTDNLPLIGRHPKFPRLLYLIGLGGNGTVYSMLGARLIRDLLAGIPNDLTDIVRLDR is encoded by the coding sequence ATGGATTTTCATATGGGTTCTTTATATTGGCGGACAACTGTTGAGAAGGGATTGCCTCCTTTCCGTCAACCTGTACCAGCTGCATATTATGATATAGCCATAGTCGGAGGTGGGATATCTGGGGCGCTTTGTGCATACATACTTTCCCAAGAGGGTTTACAAGTCGCTCTGATCGAAGAAAAGGAGATCGGACACGGAAGCACATCTGCTAACACGGGACTCCTGCAATATTCGAATGACATCATGCTGCACGAATTGATGGAGCAGATCGGGAACGACCCGGCTGTCCGTTTTTATAAAGCGTGTGAGGCTGCAATTGGGCAATTGGAAATAGTGGCGGCAAGCTTGCCGTTGGATGTGCAATTCCGAAGTAGAAGTAGTCTTTACTATGCCAGTACGGAGGATGATGTCCCTCGCCTGCGGAAAGAATGGCAAGCATTGCGGCAGTATGGGTTTTCTGCGGAGTATTGGACACCGGCAGAGGTGGAATCAGCCTTTCCTTTTTCGAAGGCGGGAGCGATCATCACACACGGGGATGCCGAGGTGAATCCATTGCGGCTCTGTCGGGGGGCGGTTCGTTATGCGGAGGAGCAGGGAGTACATATTTATGAGAACACTAGAGTCTTAGAGATTCATTCGCCGAAGGAGGAAGTGAGGTTGGAGACAACGAACGGAGAGATGCGTGCGGGAAAAGTTGTTTTCACGACTGGCTATACTACCTTCCCCTGTTTAGACCATGGAAAGGAAAAATTGAACCGAACATTTGCAATGGCTACGAAACCGATGGAAGACGTGTCGACATGGAAAGAGCGAATGATGATTTGGGAGACGGAACGGCCCTATCTCTATACGCGTCTGACAGAAGATGACCGAATCATCATCGGAGGTTTGGACGAAGAAATATCAAGTCTGCTACATAATCGATCGGTCCTTCATTCCAAGGGGGAGCAACTAAAGAGGAAGCTGGAGGACCTATTCCCGGAGATGCCGATAGAAATCGATCATATATGGGCAGCCATGTTTGGGGAGTCGACGGATAACCTGCCTCTGATAGGCAGGCATCCGAAATTTCCCCGTTTGCTGTACTTGATCGGCCTGGGTGGGAACGGCACGGTGTACAGTATGCTCGGCGCAAGGCTCATTCGGGATTTGTTGGCAGGCATTCCGAATGATTTGACTGATATTGTTCGCTTGGATCGTTAA
- a CDS encoding VWA domain-containing protein — protein sequence MKNRMMAFLIVAALLAGCTKEEVGQEVQPPVEDAGGGEADQAAEPEEKVEVEEGTLTKESSIAMAETAEELADLPPGLLTADFTVDKETSMWASQEVPSEIREDFLDDMKAWKIEEKNSEDVLDRFRYLLGSSQYGPLVGRLNTFYPEFDEPLLPEPYEITENGMRQPEKPPANAIILLDASSSMLLQADGRLKMDTAKAAVRSFAKTMGQESKVSLYIYGHAGSQNRSDEQLSCSTIDEVYLLGEYDQKAFNAAVKEVQARGWTPLAGAIKQVGLDHEKTSEDLTVYIVSDGEETCGGDPVEEARKMAEGNPDRHINVIGFQVDSKAESQLKAVAEAGNGAYMAADNLEEMTTQITKLWLPTNLDLVGLMYEKADAWPKTMAIQTVSDYAEKARDAVRVEHVRFLGAVKLLSQEELIDGQTAEELNRLIDEQKEFYNEMLEEKKVEKRQLIDDEVNRINQKIDDYLERIEKLKKEQ from the coding sequence ATGAAAAATAGAATGATGGCATTCCTTATCGTGGCAGCTTTGCTCGCAGGATGCACGAAAGAGGAAGTGGGGCAGGAAGTGCAGCCGCCTGTGGAAGACGCTGGAGGGGGAGAAGCGGACCAAGCGGCGGAGCCGGAAGAGAAGGTGGAAGTTGAAGAGGGTACCTTGACGAAGGAATCGTCTATTGCAATGGCTGAGACAGCGGAGGAGTTGGCGGATCTTCCTCCGGGTCTATTGACAGCGGATTTCACGGTCGACAAGGAGACTTCCATGTGGGCTAGCCAGGAGGTGCCGTCGGAGATTCGGGAAGACTTCTTGGATGATATGAAGGCATGGAAAATAGAAGAGAAAAATTCCGAAGACGTTTTAGACCGATTCCGATACTTGCTCGGAAGTTCCCAATACGGTCCGTTAGTGGGACGGCTCAATACTTTTTATCCGGAGTTCGATGAGCCGTTGCTGCCGGAACCTTATGAGATTACGGAGAATGGGATGAGGCAGCCGGAGAAGCCGCCTGCCAATGCCATTATTTTGTTGGATGCAAGTTCGAGCATGTTGCTTCAGGCGGATGGTCGGTTGAAGATGGATACGGCGAAGGCGGCGGTCCGCAGCTTCGCCAAGACGATGGGGCAGGAAAGTAAAGTTTCCTTGTACATTTATGGCCATGCGGGTTCCCAAAACCGCTCGGATGAGCAGCTCTCCTGCAGCACGATCGATGAAGTGTATTTGCTTGGTGAATACGATCAGAAGGCCTTCAATGCGGCGGTGAAGGAAGTGCAGGCCCGAGGCTGGACGCCGCTTGCCGGGGCCATCAAACAAGTGGGCCTGGACCATGAAAAGACATCCGAAGACTTGACGGTCTACATTGTCAGTGATGGAGAGGAAACTTGCGGGGGTGACCCGGTCGAAGAAGCTCGGAAGATGGCGGAGGGAAATCCTGACCGACATATCAATGTCATCGGGTTCCAAGTGGACAGCAAAGCGGAATCGCAGCTAAAGGCCGTAGCAGAAGCGGGGAACGGCGCGTACATGGCGGCGGATAATCTGGAAGAAATGACAACACAGATTACTAAATTATGGCTCCCGACCAATCTCGATCTTGTTGGCCTGATGTATGAAAAGGCGGACGCCTGGCCTAAAACGATGGCGATCCAGACAGTTTCGGATTATGCAGAGAAGGCAAGGGATGCCGTGAGAGTCGAACATGTCCGTTTCTTGGGTGCGGTCAAATTGCTGAGCCAAGAGGAATTGATTGATGGTCAGACCGCGGAAGAACTGAACCGCCTTATAGACGAGCAGAAGGAATTCTACAATGAGATGCTGGAAGAGAAAAAGGTGGAGAAACGCCAATTGATCGATGATGAAGTAAATAGAATCAACCAAAAGATTGATGACTATCTTGAAAGGATCGAGAAGTTGAAGAAAGAGCAATGA
- a CDS encoding acyl-CoA dehydrogenase: MPMVMEKQEVLAELIAQELKPYVKKIDQDAFYAESFLRKLGESGLLSSGGRPQAEVLADGLFFVGETAKTCMTTAFCLWCHLAALTYVRTTDNEKLKADLLTSLEDGTLLGATGLSNPMKHYAGLESLHLTAKRKDGGYLVSGVLPSVSNLGKDHFFGAIAGLNETEQIMVFVSCNSPGLKFKEKMDYLGLNGSATSSCTFKEVFIPDDRVLSEDANAFVAEVRPTFIAYQIPLGFGVTNASVHSIEKMANRQNGCNQHLRVQSPELQLREEELRQKLLSLILEEPLNWKEIAKVRLAAAYLTLEAVQAAMLHNGSAAYLQASAPARRLREAYFFANLTPTIKHLEKVLSL; encoded by the coding sequence ATGCCCATGGTAATGGAAAAACAGGAAGTGCTTGCTGAATTGATTGCGCAGGAACTGAAGCCATATGTGAAAAAGATTGATCAAGATGCTTTTTACGCGGAGAGCTTTCTTCGCAAGCTGGGCGAATCGGGTCTGTTGTCATCTGGGGGCCGTCCCCAAGCGGAAGTGCTTGCGGACGGATTGTTCTTTGTCGGCGAGACTGCCAAAACATGCATGACGACTGCATTTTGCCTGTGGTGCCACCTCGCTGCTTTAACCTATGTCCGGACGACAGACAATGAAAAGCTGAAAGCCGATCTGTTGACGAGTCTGGAAGATGGAACTTTGCTCGGGGCCACCGGGTTGTCGAATCCGATGAAACACTACGCGGGATTGGAATCCCTTCATCTGACCGCGAAACGCAAGGATGGCGGCTATTTGGTATCCGGCGTACTTCCTTCCGTATCCAATCTCGGTAAGGACCATTTTTTCGGAGCGATCGCCGGGCTGAATGAAACCGAGCAGATCATGGTATTCGTCTCCTGCAATTCACCCGGTTTGAAGTTCAAGGAAAAAATGGATTACTTGGGGTTGAACGGCAGTGCGACGTCCAGCTGTACATTTAAAGAGGTGTTCATTCCGGACGATCGGGTGTTATCGGAAGATGCCAATGCGTTTGTGGCGGAAGTTCGCCCGACGTTCATCGCCTATCAAATTCCGCTTGGGTTCGGCGTGACAAATGCGTCTGTCCATTCGATCGAGAAAATGGCCAATCGGCAAAACGGCTGCAATCAGCATTTGCGTGTCCAATCACCGGAATTGCAATTGAGGGAGGAGGAATTGCGCCAGAAGCTACTTTCCCTTATCTTGGAGGAACCCCTCAATTGGAAGGAAATTGCTAAAGTTCGTCTCGCCGCGGCCTATTTGACGTTGGAAGCAGTGCAGGCTGCCATGCTTCACAACGGAAGTGCCGCTTATCTTCAAGCGAGTGCCCCAGCGAGACGATTGCGTGAAGCCTACTTTTTTGCAAATTTAACGCCGACTATTAAGCATTTGGAAAAAGTTCTTAGTTTATAA
- a CDS encoding DUF4242 domain-containing protein, giving the protein MGLFLIESSLKGIVDSKAALDQKAAQLQENLGAQQSALIEIQVSKDFSRSFFIVESADQETATSVVKEAGIPVELVKDVRLVGDDLENVKQNKDLVNYLVEWNLPEDLTMDQYLARKKKNSVHYEEVPEVSFARTYVCEDMSKCLCFYDAPDEAAVKRAREAVQTPIDSITEILTENE; this is encoded by the coding sequence ATGGGCTTATTTTTAATCGAATCGTCTTTAAAAGGGATTGTGGACTCGAAAGCGGCTTTGGATCAAAAAGCGGCACAATTGCAAGAAAATCTTGGGGCTCAACAATCAGCGCTGATTGAAATTCAAGTGTCTAAAGATTTCTCCCGTTCGTTCTTCATTGTTGAGTCGGCTGACCAAGAAACGGCTACAAGCGTCGTGAAGGAAGCAGGGATTCCGGTTGAACTGGTCAAAGATGTCCGTCTAGTCGGAGATGACTTGGAAAACGTGAAGCAAAACAAAGATCTCGTCAATTATTTGGTCGAATGGAACTTGCCGGAAGACTTGACAATGGATCAATACTTAGCGCGGAAAAAGAAAAATTCCGTCCACTACGAAGAAGTGCCGGAAGTATCATTTGCTAGAACGTACGTCTGTGAGGATATGTCGAAATGTCTATGCTTCTATGATGCGCCGGACGAAGCGGCTGTCAAACGTGCACGGGAAGCAGTCCAAACGCCGATCGACTCCATAACGGAAATCTTGACAGAAAACGAGTAA
- a CDS encoding winged helix-turn-helix transcriptional regulator — MKPRYNLPCNIAQSLNIIGDRWTLLIVHEILVGRTTFNEIKQALNGLSANMLSERLKMLEAEGLVQSELYSTHPPRYHYTLTTSGEALEHVFNALLLWGRDHLETCYKKLIHSGTGDEVEIGYYSKRTGKRVDDLRAISIEDPLLQES; from the coding sequence ATGAAGCCACGATACAATCTACCTTGCAACATTGCTCAATCGCTCAATATTATTGGGGATCGCTGGACGCTGTTGATTGTCCATGAAATCTTAGTCGGTCGAACGACATTCAATGAAATCAAACAGGCCTTGAATGGACTGTCCGCCAACATGCTGTCCGAGCGGCTCAAAATGCTGGAAGCGGAAGGCCTTGTGCAATCCGAACTTTATTCGACCCACCCGCCACGTTATCACTATACGCTGACGACTAGCGGAGAAGCGCTTGAACATGTCTTTAACGCCCTGCTTCTATGGGGACGCGACCATTTGGAAACTTGTTATAAGAAACTCATCCATTCCGGGACGGGAGACGAAGTCGAAATCGGCTATTACTCCAAACGGACCGGGAAGCGCGTGGACGACCTGCGCGCCATCAGCATCGAAGACCCGTTGCTGCAAGAATCTTGA